The following coding sequences are from one Rubrobacter naiadicus window:
- a CDS encoding class I SAM-dependent methyltransferase, giving the protein MDVVVSSLAIHNIPDEEGRLKAIREIARVLKPGGRVALLDFQHTGEYARALRASGWQAVKLSGLHFQMFPPVRIVTGEKPLGTRAGRRLPDARRNA; this is encoded by the coding sequence ATCGACGTTGTGGTTTCGAGCCTGGCGATTCACAACATCCCCGACGAAGAAGGCCGCTTGAAAGCGATTCGGGAAATTGCACGGGTACTGAAACCGGGCGGACGGGTGGCTCTATTGGATTTTCAACATACGGGGGAATATGCGCGGGCTCTTCGGGCATCAGGCTGGCAGGCGGTGAAACTTTCAGGACTGCACTTTCAGATGTTCCCGCCCGTACGAATCGTGACGGGGGAAAAGCCCCTGGGAACCAGAGCAGGCCGGCGCCTTCCAGACGCTCGACGAAATGCGTGA
- a CDS encoding alpha-amylase family glycosyl hydrolase codes for MNGRHCWWERGIIYQVYPRSFADSDGDGVGDLAGVIGKLDYLAWLGVDAVWLSPIYPSPMADFGYDISCYTDVDPLFGTLEDFDRLVEEAHRRGIRVILDYVPNHTSDLHPWFVESRSSRENPKRDWYIWADPKPDGSPPNNWLSSFGGSAWEFDGKTGQYYHHAYLKEQPDLNWRNPEVREAMLGVLRFWLERGVDGFRVDALRRLVKDERLRDDPPNPDYREGQNPYDALIPLYSSDRPETHEMVRMMREVLDGYGERLLIGELYLPIESLIAYYGSGVDLPFNFHLIFTPWRADAVYSLVKEYEAALPPGAWPNWVLGNHDRPRVASRVGEGQARLAAMLLLTLRGTPTLYYGDEIGMHDVPIPPGRIQDPFGKSFPQLGRDPARTPMQWDDSENAGFTAGEPWLPLAEDYEEVNVARQRKDPRSLLNLYRRLIALRRSEGALSTGDYSSLGIDGDLLYYAREHEGRRLLVVLNLGSDVQSTPARGRIVLSTGLDREGEEVSGRLTLAGGEGVILRSSG; via the coding sequence ATGAACGGAAGACACTGCTGGTGGGAGCGGGGCATCATCTACCAGGTCTACCCGCGGTCGTTCGCCGACTCGGACGGGGACGGGGTGGGGGATCTGGCTGGGGTGATCGGGAAGCTCGACTACCTGGCGTGGCTCGGGGTGGATGCGGTGTGGCTCTCACCGATCTACCCTTCTCCGATGGCGGACTTCGGGTACGACATCTCCTGCTACACGGATGTAGACCCGCTCTTCGGGACGCTTGAGGACTTCGACCGGCTGGTCGAGGAGGCGCACCGGCGGGGGATCCGCGTCATCCTCGACTACGTCCCGAACCACACCTCCGATCTTCACCCCTGGTTCGTGGAGTCGCGCTCCTCGCGCGAGAACCCGAAGCGGGACTGGTACATCTGGGCCGATCCGAAGCCCGACGGCTCTCCGCCGAACAACTGGCTCTCTTCCTTCGGCGGTAGCGCCTGGGAGTTCGACGGGAAGACCGGGCAGTACTACCATCACGCCTACCTGAAAGAGCAGCCGGACCTCAACTGGCGCAACCCCGAGGTCCGGGAGGCGATGCTCGGGGTGCTGCGCTTCTGGCTCGAGCGTGGGGTGGACGGATTCCGGGTCGACGCGCTCAGGCGGCTCGTAAAGGATGAAAGACTGCGCGACGACCCGCCCAACCCCGACTACCGGGAGGGGCAGAACCCCTACGACGCCCTCATACCGCTCTACTCCTCCGATAGGCCCGAGACGCACGAGATGGTCCGGATGATGAGAGAGGTGCTCGACGGGTACGGCGAGCGGCTTCTTATCGGGGAGCTCTACCTCCCGATAGAGAGCCTCATCGCCTACTACGGCTCCGGGGTGGACCTGCCGTTCAACTTTCACCTGATCTTCACGCCCTGGCGGGCGGACGCCGTCTACAGCCTCGTGAAGGAGTACGAGGCGGCGCTCCCTCCCGGCGCCTGGCCCAACTGGGTGCTCGGCAACCACGACCGGCCGCGGGTCGCGAGCCGGGTGGGAGAGGGGCAGGCGCGGCTCGCGGCGATGCTGCTTTTGACGTTGCGCGGCACCCCCACCCTCTACTACGGCGACGAGATCGGGATGCACGACGTCCCCATCCCGCCCGGGCGCATCCAGGACCCGTTCGGGAAGAGCTTCCCGCAGCTCGGGCGCGACCCGGCGCGCACCCCGATGCAGTGGGACGACTCCGAGAACGCGGGGTTCACCGCCGGAGAACCCTGGCTTCCCCTGGCAGAGGACTACGAGGAAGTGAACGTCGCCCGCCAGCGAAAGGACCCGCGTTCTCTGCTCAACCTCTACCGGCGTCTCATCGCGCTGCGCCGCTCCGAGGGGGCTCTCTCCACCGGCGACTACTCCTCTCTCGGCATCGACGGTGATTTGCTCTACTACGCCCGCGAGCACGAAGGACGCAGGCTGCTCGTCGTGCTCAACCTCGGCTCCGACGTCCAGAGCACGCCGGCCCGCGGCCGGATTGTCCTCTCCACCGGGCTCGACCGCGAGGGGGAGGAGGTCTCCGGACGGCTCACCCTCGCCGGAGGGGAGGGCGTGATCCTGCGCTCATCCGGATGA
- a CDS encoding cupin domain-containing protein: MPRHTLPADGSAPGGPYRVLGGMSVAVKVPAARTEGQLLIVENTNPRTGGPPRHLHHAQEEWFYAVEGAYVIEIGDERYELGPGDSLLAPRKMPHVWAHVGDGTGRLLIAFRPAGSMEAFFAGLARLDGGSPREEVQGLFREHGMEVTGPPLLVE, encoded by the coding sequence ATGCCCCGTCACACCTTGCCGGCGGATGGTAGCGCCCCGGGCGGACCTTACCGGGTGCTCGGCGGGATGTCCGTGGCCGTCAAGGTCCCCGCCGCCAGGACCGAAGGGCAGTTGCTGATCGTCGAGAACACCAACCCGCGGACGGGAGGCCCACCGCGGCACCTGCACCACGCTCAGGAGGAGTGGTTCTACGCCGTCGAGGGCGCCTACGTGATAGAGATCGGGGACGAGCGCTACGAGCTCGGACCGGGGGACTCCCTCCTCGCGCCGCGGAAGATGCCTCACGTCTGGGCCCACGTCGGAGATGGAACGGGGCGGCTGCTCATCGCGTTCCGCCCCGCGGGGAGCATGGAGGCGTTCTTCGCGGGGCTGGCGCGCCTGGATGGCGGTTCGCCTCGCGAGGAAGTGCAGGGGCTGTTCCGCGAGCACGGCATGGAGGTAACCGGCCCGCCGCTGCTGGTCGAGTGA
- a CDS encoding SIS domain-containing protein, with protein MQHIDTNTLATHCRDELLRRNAVFEAFFKREARRLAEACRRMSERFLSGGRLLAFGSGPAATDAQHVSVEFVHPVIVGKRALPALDLGPEFEGRLSTILHDQDMVMGFSFPERDEAVERALDFSRERGALTFALSGEGAEYAFDLPDGDPFVCQEVFEHLYHVLWETVHVYFEHREQGHDVGASSFLYPMLGREEQPLERVVEEVQGSMLQKLEEVNRMRAAAAETEAQTIAEIAAAVAGRIERGGKLITFGNGGSATDANDIVADCLCPPPGYDPIPAVSLSAESANITAIANDVGVEAVFARQLIAHARPEDVAIGISTSGGSPNILAALDEARKRGLLTVGIVGYDGGRVVSEGRAEHAIVVRSDYIPRIQEVQASAYHALLGLVENLQG; from the coding sequence ATGCAGCATATAGACACGAACACGCTCGCAACCCACTGCCGGGATGAGCTGCTGCGGCGCAATGCGGTCTTCGAAGCTTTCTTCAAGAGGGAGGCGCGGAGGCTCGCCGAGGCGTGCCGCCGGATGTCGGAGCGGTTCCTCTCCGGGGGGCGGCTGCTGGCTTTCGGGAGCGGCCCCGCCGCCACCGACGCCCAGCACGTCTCGGTGGAGTTCGTGCACCCGGTGATCGTGGGCAAGCGCGCGCTTCCAGCGCTGGACCTCGGCCCGGAGTTCGAAGGGCGGTTGTCCACCATCCTCCATGATCAGGACATGGTGATGGGGTTCTCCTTCCCGGAGCGGGACGAAGCGGTAGAGCGGGCGCTGGATTTCTCCCGGGAGCGGGGCGCTCTGACCTTCGCGCTCTCCGGGGAGGGGGCGGAGTACGCTTTTGATCTCCCCGACGGAGACCCGTTCGTTTGCCAGGAGGTCTTCGAGCACCTCTACCACGTGCTCTGGGAGACGGTGCACGTGTACTTCGAGCACCGCGAGCAGGGCCACGACGTCGGAGCCTCCTCTTTCCTCTACCCGATGCTCGGGCGAGAGGAGCAGCCGCTCGAGCGGGTGGTGGAGGAGGTGCAGGGCTCGATGCTTCAGAAGCTGGAGGAAGTGAACCGCATGCGGGCCGCCGCTGCCGAGACGGAGGCTCAGACGATCGCGGAGATCGCCGCGGCCGTCGCCGGGCGCATCGAGCGCGGCGGCAAGCTCATCACCTTCGGCAACGGGGGCTCGGCGACCGACGCGAACGACATCGTCGCCGACTGCCTGTGCCCACCCCCTGGCTACGACCCGATCCCGGCGGTCTCGCTCTCCGCCGAGTCGGCCAACATCACCGCGATAGCCAACGACGTCGGGGTCGAGGCGGTCTTCGCCCGCCAGCTCATCGCCCACGCCCGCCCGGAGGACGTGGCCATCGGCATCTCGACCAGCGGCGGCTCGCCGAACATCCTGGCCGCGCTCGACGAGGCACGCAAACGTGGTCTTCTCACCGTGGGTATAGTCGGCTACGACGGGGGGCGCGTGGTGAGCGAGGGACGGGCCGAGCACGCCATCGTCGTCCGCTCGGACTACATCCCCCGCATCCAGGAGGTCCAGGCCTCCGCCTACCACGCGCTGCTCGGGCTCGTAGAGAACCTGCAGGGATAG
- the hypE gene encoding hydrogenase expression/formation protein HypE, producing MSGQRTRPRLRFGAPRIDMSHGAGGKATHKLIEGLLLPALENPALTPLSDAAVLPFGEARLALTTDSFVVRPLSFPGGSIGELAVNGTVNDLAVSGATPLALSSALIVEEGLATEVLEREVGAMAAAAERARVAIATGDTKVVERGKGDGLYVITTGVGVADPELELSATSVRPGDRILCSGTLGDHGAAILIARGDLELEADILSDTRPLTPLVEALKGAAGPALRFMRDPTRGGVGTVLNELARDSGLGVVLWEERIPIREVVQGACEILGIDPLYVANEGKLLAVVAPEVADAALEALRSVEGGEEAEIIGEMKEEPARMVVMHTGFGGTRMIDMLVGDPLPRIC from the coding sequence ATGAGCGGGCAGCGCACCCGCCCGCGCCTGCGCTTCGGCGCCCCGCGCATAGACATGAGCCACGGGGCGGGAGGCAAGGCGACCCACAAGCTGATCGAGGGGCTGCTCCTCCCGGCGCTCGAGAACCCGGCCCTTACCCCCCTCTCCGACGCGGCGGTGCTGCCTTTCGGCGAAGCCCGGCTCGCTCTGACCACCGACTCGTTCGTGGTCCGTCCGCTCTCGTTCCCCGGCGGGTCCATCGGGGAGCTGGCGGTCAACGGTACGGTCAACGACCTGGCTGTCTCCGGGGCCACACCGCTCGCGCTCTCCTCTGCCCTGATCGTCGAGGAGGGGCTTGCCACGGAGGTGCTGGAGCGAGAGGTCGGGGCGATGGCGGCCGCAGCCGAACGGGCCAGGGTCGCGATAGCCACCGGGGACACCAAGGTCGTCGAGCGGGGCAAGGGGGACGGGCTCTACGTGATCACCACGGGGGTGGGCGTCGCAGACCCGGAGCTGGAGCTGTCGGCGACCTCCGTGCGCCCCGGCGACAGGATCCTCTGCTCCGGAACCCTGGGTGACCACGGGGCGGCGATCCTGATCGCCCGCGGCGACCTCGAGCTCGAGGCGGACATCCTCTCCGACACCCGGCCGTTGACCCCGCTCGTCGAAGCGCTCAAAGGCGCCGCCGGACCTGCCCTGCGCTTCATGCGCGATCCCACGCGCGGCGGGGTTGGGACCGTCCTCAACGAACTCGCCCGCGATTCAGGACTCGGGGTCGTCCTCTGGGAGGAACGCATCCCCATCCGCGAGGTCGTGCAGGGGGCGTGCGAGATTTTAGGCATAGACCCCCTGTACGTCGCCAACGAAGGCAAGCTGCTCGCGGTCGTCGCCCCCGAGGTAGCCGACGCCGCCCTGGAGGCGCTGCGCTCCGTCGAGGGTGGTGAGGAGGCGGAGATCATCGGAGAGATGAAGGAAGAGCCCGCCCGCATGGTCGTGATGCATACCGGATTTGGAGGCACCCGAATGATCGACATGCTCGTCGGCGACCCGCTGCCGAGGATCTGCTGA
- a CDS encoding Uxx-star family glutaredoxin-like (seleno)protein — translation MKVELYTAPGCPYSAAAREDLEWRGVEFVEYDVEKDAEARRRLFEITGGARMVPVIVEEGKPPRIGWQGRGCSV, via the coding sequence ATGAAGGTGGAGCTCTACACGGCCCCCGGGTGTCCGTACAGCGCGGCGGCGCGGGAGGATCTGGAGTGGCGCGGGGTCGAGTTCGTCGAGTACGACGTGGAGAAGGACGCAGAGGCGCGCCGCAGGCTCTTCGAGATCACCGGGGGGGCGCGCATGGTACCGGTGATCGTCGAGGAGGGGAAACCGCCCCGGATCGGGTGGCAGGGCCGCGGCTGTTCGGTGTAG